The following proteins are encoded in a genomic region of Oxobacter pfennigii:
- a CDS encoding GNAT family N-acetyltransferase, whose protein sequence is MKILKVHDDKNLEVIKGLFMEYAESLGIDLGFQNFKEELDNLPGGYAAPEGRLMLAYSGDAATGCIALRKIDNVTCEMKRLYIRPEFRGQGLSRIMAEELIKEAKKAGYKYMRLDTLPSMNAAIGLYKSLGFISIEPYRFNPIEGAMFFELVL, encoded by the coding sequence ATGAAAATTTTAAAGGTACATGATGATAAGAATCTTGAAGTTATAAAAGGGCTGTTTATGGAGTATGCCGAATCCCTTGGAATTGATCTTGGATTTCAGAATTTCAAAGAAGAGCTTGATAACCTCCCGGGAGGCTATGCGGCACCTGAGGGCCGTCTCATGCTGGCCTATTCAGGTGATGCTGCCACAGGATGCATTGCTCTTCGAAAAATAGATAATGTAACCTGTGAAATGAAGAGGCTGTATATAAGGCCGGAATTCAGGGGGCAGGGGTTAAGCCGAATTATGGCAGAAGAACTTATAAAAGAAGCTAAAAAGGCAGGGTACAAGTACATGAGACTTGATACTCTGCCATCAATGAATGCGGCAATAGGCCTTTATAAATCCTTAGGCTTTATAAGCATAGAGCCATACAGGTTCAATCCTATTGAGGGAGCTATGTTCTTTGAGCTGGTGCTTTAA
- the yqeB gene encoding selenium-dependent molybdenum cofactor biosynthesis protein YqeB: protein MFSKHCIIIKGGGDLSSATAHKLKRSGFQVIITELEQPRMVRRSVSFGNCVYEKEWTVEGMTSVLTGEEGIHGILMNGKIPVLIDPSCEIRKKVKPAIIIDAILAKKNLSTDINDAPIVIGLGPGFTAGQDVHAIIETNRGHNLGRIIFDGKAETNTHVPGDVCGYTFERVLRSPECGIIKNHVEIGDIVRSGDIICTVDTTPVYTKIDGIVRGLIKDGIYIDSDYKVGDIDPRRDSEYCYTISDKGRNIAGGVLEAILILLKNTPLA, encoded by the coding sequence GTGTTTTCAAAACATTGTATTATTATAAAAGGAGGCGGAGACCTGTCGTCAGCAACTGCCCATAAGCTTAAAAGGTCAGGCTTTCAGGTCATCATCACGGAACTGGAGCAACCTAGGATGGTTAGAAGATCTGTATCCTTCGGAAATTGTGTTTATGAAAAAGAATGGACTGTGGAAGGCATGACTTCAGTGTTAACTGGGGAAGAGGGAATTCATGGCATTCTTATGAATGGTAAAATTCCTGTCCTTATTGACCCATCATGTGAGATTAGAAAAAAAGTTAAACCAGCCATAATTATAGATGCAATTTTGGCAAAGAAAAACTTAAGCACTGACATCAACGATGCCCCCATAGTCATAGGCCTAGGCCCCGGATTTACTGCAGGCCAAGATGTCCATGCAATAATAGAAACCAACAGAGGCCATAACTTAGGAAGAATAATTTTTGACGGGAAGGCGGAAACAAACACTCATGTTCCCGGGGATGTATGCGGTTATACTTTCGAGAGGGTGTTGCGCTCTCCCGAATGTGGCATTATAAAAAATCACGTAGAAATAGGTGACATAGTAAGGTCCGGCGACATCATATGTACGGTTGATACAACACCTGTTTATACCAAAATAGACGGGATTGTACGGGGTTTAATAAAAGACGGCATATACATAGACTCCGATTATAAAGTCGGCGACATTGACCCCAGAAGAGACAGTGAATATTGTTATACTATAAGCGACAAAGGAAGAAATATTGCAGGCGGTGTTTTAGAGGCAATATTAATATTGCTAAAAAATACGCCCCTTGCTTAA
- a CDS encoding alpha/beta-type small acid-soluble spore protein: protein MPDLNSTERRGVGKQFTQETANEVGVQLSDYNPDLRSRDAGKVGGRITQKLVSAGKNQMGIK from the coding sequence ATGCCAGACTTAAATAGTACTGAACGTAGAGGCGTTGGAAAGCAGTTCACCCAGGAAACAGCCAACGAAGTAGGAGTACAGCTTAGCGATTACAATCCTGACTTAAGGTCAAGAGACGCTGGTAAAGTTGGTGGAAGAATAACTCAGAAGCTTGTTAGCGCAGGTAAGAATCAGATGGGCATTAAATAG
- a CDS encoding bactofilin family protein: MSNTYSPRTRKLHAAWVNLFSGRSKATKISEQEISQPTSLSKEETINISKVTDPNTESSLTMTQNTDSHEYTVISVDTEIYGSITSRADIIIMGIVKGNITSDENVIISGTVEGDIIGESIVVQNGSITGNVTSKTTVIVSENSMIDGDIKCDKFSLNGNIKGDIQAYSSAILGNIAVIQGNLTAQYLSIQEGAIVNGAIKVSRDEEPTMEDMFQNGLKKPVVFV, translated from the coding sequence ATGAGTAATACATACTCGCCAAGGACCAGAAAATTGCATGCAGCATGGGTGAATCTTTTTTCAGGCAGATCGAAAGCCACCAAAATTTCGGAGCAGGAAATTTCACAGCCGACTTCATTGTCGAAAGAGGAAACTATTAATATTTCAAAGGTGACTGACCCGAATACGGAATCAAGTCTGACAATGACTCAGAATACGGATTCCCACGAGTATACTGTAATCTCTGTAGATACAGAAATTTATGGTTCCATAACAAGCCGGGCGGATATAATTATTATGGGTATCGTAAAAGGAAATATAACGAGTGATGAAAATGTGATAATATCGGGAACGGTGGAAGGTGATATAATTGGAGAATCTATTGTAGTACAAAACGGCAGTATTACCGGAAATGTTACAAGCAAAACTACCGTTATCGTGTCGGAGAATTCCATGATTGATGGTGACATAAAATGTGATAAATTCAGCTTAAACGGCAATATTAAAGGAGATATTCAAGCATATTCCTCAGCTATATTAGGAAATATCGCCGTCATCCAGGGTAACTTGACGGCTCAATACCTTTCAATACAGGAAGGGGCCATTGTAAACGGCGCCATCAAGGTAAGCAGAGATGAGGAGCCAACAATGGAAGATATGTTTCAGAATGGTCTTAAGAAGCCTGTTGTTTTTGTTTAA
- a CDS encoding amidohydrolase: MESLLLKNCLLTDDNDDIFIKNIFIENGKIKEITDKELTEEKNTEVVDIKENHVLPGLIDCHTHLGIIEEGTGKIGIDNNETSEPVTPHLRGIDAINPLDMAFHDAVKAGITCVMSGPGSNNVVGGQNVAIKTSGSIIDEMIVKNPVGLKIAFGENPMNTYGADSKCPVTRMGTAALIRELFMRTQDYMELKERGKIKERNIRLEAVIPLLKNKISLRAHAHRADDIVTAVRIADEFNIKKLVIEHGTEAHLVKEYLRDRNIPVAFGPILTPRIKMELKRRKYNASLELLDCGVKVALITDHPYNSIEQLRMVAILAVSEGLSQRMAIRCITGHPAEILECQHKIGNIKKGYDADIAVFDGNPMDINSKVVMTIINGRIVYNKL; encoded by the coding sequence ATGGAGTCCTTGCTTTTAAAAAATTGTTTGTTAACGGATGATAATGATGATATATTTATTAAAAATATATTTATTGAAAATGGAAAAATAAAAGAAATCACTGATAAAGAGCTTACGGAAGAGAAAAATACTGAAGTAGTGGATATAAAAGAAAATCACGTCCTTCCAGGGCTCATTGACTGTCACACCCACTTAGGAATTATCGAAGAGGGAACAGGCAAAATAGGCATTGATAATAATGAGACTTCTGAACCTGTTACACCTCATTTAAGAGGCATAGATGCCATAAATCCACTGGATATGGCATTTCATGACGCTGTTAAAGCCGGTATAACCTGTGTTATGAGCGGTCCCGGCAGCAACAATGTTGTAGGCGGTCAAAATGTTGCCATAAAAACCTCAGGTTCTATAATCGATGAAATGATAGTCAAAAATCCGGTAGGGTTAAAGATAGCCTTTGGGGAAAACCCCATGAATACTTACGGTGCCGACAGCAAATGCCCTGTGACGAGGATGGGCACAGCAGCACTTATAAGAGAGCTTTTTATGAGAACACAGGATTATATGGAGCTGAAGGAAAGAGGTAAAATAAAAGAGAGAAATATAAGGCTGGAGGCGGTTATTCCCCTTTTAAAAAATAAAATATCCCTTCGTGCCCATGCCCACAGGGCGGATGATATTGTAACCGCCGTGAGGATAGCCGATGAATTCAACATTAAAAAGCTGGTTATAGAGCATGGTACCGAAGCTCATCTTGTAAAGGAGTATTTAAGGGATAGAAACATTCCGGTTGCTTTTGGCCCCATACTCACACCCAGAATAAAGATGGAGCTTAAGAGAAGAAAATATAATGCATCACTTGAACTATTGGACTGCGGCGTCAAGGTGGCGCTGATAACGGACCACCCTTACAATTCCATAGAGCAATTAAGGATGGTGGCTATTCTTGCGGTATCCGAAGGGCTGTCCCAGAGGATGGCAATTAGGTGCATCACAGGACATCCGGCGGAAATACTTGAATGCCAGCATAAAATAGGAAATATTAAAAAAGGGTATGACGCGGATATTGCAGTCTTTGACGGCAATCCAATGGATATAAATTCTAAAGTTGTAATGACCATAATAAACGGAAGGATAGTATACAATAAATTATAA
- a CDS encoding aminopeptidase — translation MAQENNLEKKYQVAWDKYTKDDLDKVFALSDRYKDFLSQCKTERECVKGFIELAKKQGYKDIEDAIKNGTPINKGDCFYYNNKGKALALFNIGKEPIEKGLRILGAHIDSPRLDLKPNPLYESNDLAMLDTHYYGGIKKYQWVTLPLSIHGVVAKKDESLVEIVIGEDEKDPVVGISDLLIHLAAEQMEKKISKAIEGEDLDICIGSMPVTDKDAKERVKSNILELLHEKYGMTEEDFVSAEIEIVPAGKARDYGLDRSMVMGYGHDDRICAYTSFEAMMAIKNPDKTCVALFVDKEETGSDGATGMNSKFFENIVAEIMSLTGDYSELKLRRALASSKMLSSDVNAAFDPNYPSPMEKRNAAYFGKGVVFSKYTGARGKVSSNDANPEYIAHLRSIMEKHDITWQTAELGKVDAGGGGTIASILAEYNMEVIDCGIALHNMHAPWEIASKADIYETCRAYEAFLLEA, via the coding sequence ATGGCACAGGAAAATAATCTCGAAAAAAAATACCAGGTTGCCTGGGACAAATATACCAAGGATGATCTAGATAAAGTATTTGCTTTATCGGACAGATATAAAGATTTTCTGTCACAATGCAAGACTGAAAGAGAATGTGTAAAAGGCTTCATTGAACTGGCAAAAAAACAAGGCTATAAAGATATAGAAGACGCAATAAAAAACGGTACTCCCATAAATAAGGGCGATTGCTTCTATTATAATAACAAAGGTAAAGCTTTGGCACTTTTCAACATAGGAAAAGAGCCTATTGAAAAAGGCCTGAGAATTTTAGGCGCCCATATTGACTCTCCAAGGCTGGACTTAAAACCAAATCCGCTGTATGAGTCAAATGACCTTGCAATGCTGGATACCCACTACTACGGCGGCATTAAAAAATATCAGTGGGTTACACTTCCCCTCTCTATTCACGGAGTTGTTGCAAAAAAAGACGAATCTTTGGTTGAAATAGTAATAGGCGAAGATGAGAAGGACCCGGTCGTGGGTATATCAGACCTTTTGATACATCTTGCCGCTGAACAGATGGAAAAGAAGATTTCTAAGGCAATCGAAGGCGAAGACCTCGATATATGCATAGGCAGCATGCCTGTCACAGACAAGGATGCAAAGGAAAGGGTAAAGAGTAATATACTGGAGCTTTTACATGAAAAATACGGAATGACCGAAGAGGATTTTGTTTCTGCAGAAATTGAAATAGTCCCTGCTGGAAAGGCGAGAGACTATGGATTGGACAGGAGCATGGTAATGGGCTATGGCCATGATGACAGAATTTGTGCCTATACTTCCTTTGAAGCCATGATGGCCATAAAAAACCCCGACAAAACCTGTGTTGCCCTCTTTGTTGACAAGGAAGAAACAGGGAGTGACGGCGCTACCGGCATGAATTCAAAATTCTTCGAAAACATAGTAGCTGAGATAATGAGTTTAACAGGGGATTACAGCGAGCTTAAATTAAGAAGGGCCCTGGCTTCATCAAAAATGCTCTCGTCCGATGTCAATGCGGCCTTTGACCCAAATTATCCATCTCCCATGGAAAAAAGAAATGCAGCATATTTCGGAAAGGGTGTTGTATTCAGTAAATACACCGGCGCAAGAGGTAAAGTCAGTTCCAATGATGCGAATCCCGAATATATAGCACATCTAAGAAGCATAATGGAAAAACATGATATTACTTGGCAGACAGCAGAACTTGGTAAGGTGGACGCCGGCGGGGGCGGAACAATTGCAAGCATTCTGGCAGAATATAACATGGAGGTTATAGACTGCGGAATAGCCCTTCATAACATGCATGCTCCCTGGGAGATTGCAAGCAAGGCCGACATATACGAAACCTGCAGAGCATATGAAGCCTTCCTTTTGGAAGCATAA
- a CDS encoding M48 family metallopeptidase, with protein sequence MPIIKVTNTDIPYDIVINKKLKNLRVSIGINGVKVSMPYSINIPEVEKILLNKSQWLYKHYIRFQHIMLDKAMNEWSPDSGLMFRGKKFEITVDGGDKKGVSVYRFDDSFKIIIDRNIKGTEKNELIKIAFERMYKNIAKDLIEQRVSYYSSIMGLSYNKVTIKDQKTRWGSCSKKGNLNFNYRLIMAPDEVADYVVIHELCHLKHLNHSEKFWNMVRMYMPDYEQSKKWLKDNGANLFAF encoded by the coding sequence TTGCCTATAATTAAGGTCACTAATACAGATATACCCTATGATATAGTTATAAATAAGAAACTAAAAAATTTAAGAGTCAGCATTGGAATTAATGGAGTAAAGGTGTCCATGCCATACAGCATTAATATCCCAGAAGTTGAGAAGATTCTCCTTAATAAGTCTCAGTGGTTATACAAGCATTATATAAGGTTTCAGCATATAATGCTTGATAAAGCTATGAATGAATGGAGTCCGGATTCAGGATTAATGTTCAGGGGAAAAAAATTTGAAATAACTGTAGATGGCGGGGATAAAAAGGGAGTATCTGTATATAGGTTTGATGATAGTTTTAAAATTATTATCGACAGAAACATTAAAGGCACTGAGAAAAATGAATTAATAAAGATCGCCTTTGAGAGAATGTACAAAAACATAGCTAAAGATCTGATAGAACAAAGGGTTTCATATTACAGCAGTATCATGGGCTTATCTTATAACAAAGTAACAATAAAAGACCAGAAGACCAGATGGGGCAGTTGCTCCAAAAAAGGCAATCTAAATTTTAATTACAGGCTTATTATGGCTCCTGATGAGGTGGCAGATTATGTTGTTATCCATGAGCTGTGCCATTTAAAGCATCTCAACCACTCTGAAAAGTTCTGGAATATGGTGAGAATGTATATGCCTGATTATGAACAATCGAAGAAATGGCTAAAGGATAACGGAGCTAATTTATTTGCATTTTAA
- a CDS encoding alpha/beta-type small acid-soluble spore protein codes for MPANSNLYVSDRRGVGKQFTQETANEVGVHIGDYNPDITARDAGRVGGRITQKLVSAGKNTLGL; via the coding sequence ATGCCAGCAAACAGCAATTTATATGTATCAGACCGTAGAGGAGTTGGGAAGCAGTTCACCCAAGAAACAGCCAATGAAGTAGGAGTTCATATTGGGGACTATAATCCTGACATTACAGCAAGGGACGCAGGACGTGTAGGCGGCAGAATAACTCAGAAACTTGTCAGCGCCGGCAAAAATACACTGGGACTATAA
- a CDS encoding DMT family transporter, whose product MENINTGQTQKARYKAIFSLVIAALMWSTGGVLIKLVNWNPIAISGLRSAIAALVILCVIKKPKISFSFYQIAGAVAYTSTLILFVTANKMTTAANAILLQYTAPIYVAIFSAWFLKEKITLLDWFTIFAVIGGMVLFFMDSVTAGNLTGNILAILSGICFAALAMLMRKQKNESPLESIFIGNIMIALVSIPFMFKTMPDTKSLIGLFILGVFQIGIPYIFYSYAIKNVTALEAVLIPVLEPVLNPVWVFLVVGEIPGVWSVVGGIIVLFFITARCTIVAVRSQKSRQLSRGGEVSC is encoded by the coding sequence TTGGAGAATATAAATACCGGTCAAACACAAAAGGCAAGATATAAAGCCATATTTTCCCTTGTAATAGCTGCCCTCATGTGGAGCACGGGAGGAGTACTCATTAAGCTTGTAAACTGGAACCCCATTGCTATATCCGGCTTAAGAAGCGCCATTGCAGCACTTGTAATATTGTGTGTTATTAAAAAACCCAAAATATCATTTTCATTTTATCAGATTGCAGGAGCAGTTGCATATACGTCGACCCTCATTCTCTTTGTTACGGCAAATAAAATGACTACCGCTGCCAATGCCATACTTCTTCAGTACACAGCCCCCATATATGTTGCTATTTTCAGCGCATGGTTTTTAAAGGAGAAGATTACGCTTTTAGATTGGTTTACCATCTTTGCCGTCATCGGAGGAATGGTTCTTTTCTTCATGGACAGTGTGACGGCCGGAAACTTGACCGGAAACATACTGGCAATCCTAAGCGGTATCTGCTTTGCGGCATTGGCTATGCTTATGAGAAAGCAAAAAAATGAATCACCATTGGAATCTATTTTTATCGGCAACATAATGATTGCTCTGGTATCAATACCTTTTATGTTTAAGACCATGCCGGATACTAAAAGCCTTATTGGGCTCTTTATATTAGGGGTTTTTCAGATTGGCATTCCCTATATTTTCTACTCCTACGCAATAAAAAACGTAACAGCATTAGAAGCTGTGCTGATACCTGTATTAGAGCCGGTTTTAAATCCTGTATGGGTTTTTCTTGTGGTGGGAGAAATACCGGGAGTATGGTCAGTTGTAGGCGGAATTATCGTTTTATTTTTTATAACAGCCCGGTGTACAATTGTCGCTGTAAGAAGTCAAAAAAGCCGCCAACTATCAAGAGGTGGGGAAGTCTCCTGCTGA
- a CDS encoding histidine kinase N-terminal 7TM domain-containing protein — protein sequence MHFQYNPHMWVYIGTATVLLLVVAYTTYRRVAGRLWIATQAMVIFWCLGYALQISGADIKTAAFWYLASNDFVGFKVPVIWLLWALRVAGKKNLFTRRQPSLLLIIPIITDILNLTNSYHGLIYRQMWLDMSGEYPLLYFICGPWYWIITAYCSILLLAVIAVQVKAALNRELLHPIQGFTIAATTAAVLIFIFLSIFTQGSMFAYYDLTPVVIGIAAVLTGLAFSFQAQEAVPVPRNAVMEKMTSAVLILDDHNRIMDLNSAAEAFFGLRSSKAAGLVFEKALPSWSELTAAIRDKSVSYCEFSRNGRHYEAYFSGLSDGCKAAGYIVVVQDITVNKAVEAQVIEQQRALLVLQERERLARELHDSLGQVLGYTNIQIQTMRDMLKAGQFEAIGRSLDCLSQVIMEANTEVREFIYEVKTTLFFKEGFFAALQQYLIHFEHNFQIQVDMKNPDNLTENELDLPAKVQLFRIIKEALNNVRKHAQASKATVSFEKKDRQILISVADDGVGFDPEKLTTGEFSFGLEVMRERTQQISGEIRINTALGHGTTVIVSIPDFADRCGGAEVEGLGVDAAVKHAKIRVLLADDHVLFIEGLQTLIGSKGFEVVGTARDGMEALEKARLLHPEMILMDLQMPRCNGLIATRLIKAEIPEIKIVILTMSDQELDLLTAIQNGASGYLLKGLRTEEFIDQLYSLASNTAIISPELATHILDELIRNENDILEEAASSTVDPEKYLSKRQIEILTLIAKEYKYKEVASKLFISERTVKYQMAEILRILQLQNRRQAIAYARKAGLGKEPDLGNER from the coding sequence ATGCATTTTCAATACAACCCCCATATGTGGGTTTATATTGGCACAGCAACTGTACTGCTTCTAGTTGTGGCATATACGACATATAGGAGGGTTGCCGGCCGACTATGGATCGCCACTCAGGCCATGGTGATTTTTTGGTGCCTCGGATATGCGCTTCAAATATCTGGAGCTGATATCAAAACAGCGGCTTTTTGGTACCTCGCCTCCAATGACTTCGTGGGATTTAAGGTACCGGTTATTTGGTTGTTATGGGCTTTGAGGGTAGCGGGCAAAAAAAATCTGTTCACCCGGCGTCAGCCATCGTTACTCCTTATTATACCCATAATTACTGATATTCTCAATCTTACCAATTCCTATCACGGTCTGATCTATCGCCAGATGTGGCTGGATATGTCAGGTGAGTATCCGTTATTATACTTTATTTGCGGCCCCTGGTATTGGATAATTACCGCCTACTGTAGTATTTTGCTCCTTGCCGTGATAGCCGTTCAGGTTAAGGCAGCCCTAAACCGAGAGCTTTTGCACCCGATACAAGGTTTTACCATAGCTGCCACGACTGCTGCTGTTTTGATTTTTATTTTTTTAAGTATATTCACACAAGGTTCAATGTTCGCTTATTATGATCTCACACCTGTCGTGATCGGTATTGCCGCAGTCCTCACCGGCCTGGCATTTAGTTTTCAGGCTCAGGAGGCCGTTCCGGTTCCCCGTAATGCGGTCATGGAAAAAATGACCAGCGCAGTGTTGATCCTGGACGACCACAATCGGATCATGGACTTAAACTCAGCGGCGGAAGCGTTTTTCGGTTTGAGATCGTCCAAAGCGGCCGGCCTTGTCTTTGAAAAGGCTTTGCCGAGCTGGTCAGAGCTGACCGCAGCTATCCGGGATAAGTCCGTCAGTTACTGTGAGTTCTCCCGAAATGGACGGCATTATGAAGCCTACTTCTCAGGTTTAAGTGACGGCTGTAAAGCAGCAGGTTACATAGTAGTCGTACAGGACATCACCGTCAATAAAGCAGTTGAAGCTCAGGTAATTGAGCAGCAACGGGCTTTACTTGTTTTACAGGAAAGAGAGCGATTGGCCCGGGAACTCCATGATAGCTTGGGACAGGTCTTAGGTTACACCAACATCCAAATACAGACCATGAGGGATATGCTCAAAGCAGGCCAGTTTGAGGCAATTGGCCGCAGCCTTGACTGTTTGTCCCAGGTTATCATGGAAGCTAACACTGAGGTCAGAGAGTTTATTTACGAAGTTAAAACCACTTTATTTTTCAAAGAAGGTTTTTTTGCTGCCTTACAACAATATCTGATCCACTTTGAGCATAACTTTCAAATACAGGTTGACATGAAAAATCCGGATAACCTTACTGAGAATGAACTGGATCTTCCTGCAAAAGTTCAGCTTTTCCGAATTATAAAGGAAGCTCTCAATAATGTGCGCAAACATGCCCAGGCCAGCAAAGCAACAGTTTCTTTTGAGAAAAAAGACCGGCAAATCTTGATTTCAGTGGCTGACGACGGAGTGGGGTTTGACCCCGAAAAGCTTACTACCGGAGAATTTTCTTTCGGCCTTGAAGTGATGCGTGAGCGCACACAGCAAATCAGCGGAGAAATCCGAATAAACACTGCGCTAGGACATGGCACCACGGTGATAGTATCCATTCCAGACTTTGCTGATCGATGCGGAGGAGCGGAAGTCGAAGGGCTTGGAGTTGATGCTGCTGTAAAACACGCTAAAATCAGAGTCTTATTGGCGGATGACCACGTTCTGTTCATAGAAGGATTGCAAACTTTAATCGGCTCCAAAGGATTTGAGGTCGTCGGAACGGCAAGGGACGGCATGGAAGCTCTGGAGAAAGCCCGTTTACTGCATCCAGAAATGATCCTTATGGACCTTCAGATGCCCCGATGCAACGGCCTGATCGCCACCCGGTTAATCAAGGCTGAAATACCGGAAATTAAAATCGTAATCCTGACCATGTCCGACCAGGAGCTGGATCTTCTCACAGCCATTCAAAACGGGGCATCCGGATATTTACTAAAGGGACTTCGGACCGAAGAGTTTATTGATCAGCTTTACAGTCTGGCCTCAAATACCGCTATAATCTCGCCAGAATTGGCTACACATATTTTGGATGAGCTCATACGGAATGAAAATGACATACTTGAGGAGGCAGCCTCAAGTACGGTTGATCCCGAAAAATACTTATCTAAAAGACAGATTGAAATTCTAACGCTGATAGCGAAAGAATACAAATACAAGGAGGTAGCGTCCAAGCTTTTTATAAGCGAGAGAACCGTTAAATACCAAATGGCCGAGATATTAAGAATACTTCAACTCCAAAACCGCCGCCAGGCAATCGCTTATGCGCGGAAGGCAGGGTTGGGAAAAGAGCCTGACTTAGGAAACGAAAGATAA
- a CDS encoding THUMP domain-containing class I SAM-dependent RNA methyltransferase, whose translation MKQFELIATSAFGLESVLAEEIKKLGYEDIKVENGRVEFKGDEGAIARCNLWLRTADRVLIKVGEFEALSFEELFEKTKALTWPDYIPVNANFPVAKAKSVKSKLFSLSDSQAIVKKAVVESMKKKYNREWFEETGPMYSIQVSILKDVATLTIDTSGVALHKRGYRKLNNEAPIKETLAAGMVLLSRWKSDRQLIDPMCGSATIPIEAAMIGLNMAPGSRRNFECENWPIIQSGVWKTAREEAMDLFNYESEFKILGSDIDGQVLRNARHNVDHFGLSDYIYFQKLSVSELKSSKKYGYIISNPPYGERLGEKREVEELYKTMGRVFNNLEDWSYYILTAHSDFQKLFGKKADKNRKLYNGRLLCYYYQYFGARPPKQKSPD comes from the coding sequence ATGAAGCAGTTTGAATTAATTGCAACTTCAGCCTTTGGACTGGAATCAGTCCTCGCAGAGGAGATTAAAAAATTAGGCTACGAGGATATAAAGGTTGAAAACGGGAGGGTGGAGTTTAAAGGCGATGAGGGGGCAATTGCAAGATGCAACCTGTGGCTTAGAACCGCCGACAGAGTTTTAATCAAGGTTGGAGAATTTGAAGCCTTAAGCTTTGAAGAACTATTTGAAAAAACAAAAGCCCTAACCTGGCCGGATTACATACCCGTTAATGCAAATTTCCCTGTAGCTAAGGCCAAGTCTGTAAAATCAAAGCTTTTCAGCCTGTCGGATTCCCAGGCTATTGTAAAAAAAGCCGTGGTTGAGAGTATGAAGAAAAAGTATAATAGGGAGTGGTTTGAAGAGACTGGCCCAATGTATTCCATACAAGTATCAATATTAAAGGATGTTGCAACCCTCACTATAGATACAAGCGGAGTGGCATTGCATAAAAGAGGATACAGAAAGCTAAACAACGAGGCTCCCATAAAGGAAACTCTGGCGGCAGGAATGGTGCTTTTAAGCAGGTGGAAATCAGACAGGCAGCTTATAGACCCGATGTGCGGTTCAGCTACCATACCCATTGAAGCAGCCATGATAGGACTTAACATGGCTCCCGGAAGCAGACGTAATTTCGAATGTGAAAACTGGCCTATTATACAAAGTGGGGTATGGAAAACCGCCAGAGAGGAAGCCATGGATCTCTTTAATTATGAATCGGAGTTTAAGATTTTAGGATCTGATATAGACGGGCAAGTTTTAAGAAATGCCCGGCACAATGTGGATCATTTCGGGCTTTCAGATTACATTTATTTTCAAAAGCTTTCGGTTTCAGAATTAAAATCCAGCAAAAAATATGGTTACATAATAAGCAATCCTCCTTATGGAGAAAGACTGGGGGAGAAAAGGGAAGTAGAGGAATTATATAAGACTATGGGCAGGGTATTTAATAATCTGGAGGATTGGTCGTATTATATTCTAACAGCTCATTCTGATTTTCAAAAATTATTTGGCAAAAAAGCAGATAAAAACAGGAAGCTATATAATGGCAGGCTGCTCTGCTATTATTATCAATACTTCGGCGCAAGGCCGCCCAAACAGAAAAGTCCTGATTAA